The proteins below are encoded in one region of Drosophila santomea strain STO CAGO 1482 chromosome 3R, Prin_Dsan_1.1, whole genome shotgun sequence:
- the LOC120454273 gene encoding protein toll — protein sequence MSRLKTATELALLLVILQLIQWPATEASFGRDACTEISIDGICQCAPSMSEYEIICPANAENPTFRLTIQPNDYVQIMCNLTDTTDYQQLPKKMRIGEVDRVQMRRCMLPGHTPIASILDYLGIVSPTTLIFESDNLGMNITRQHLDRLHGLKRFRFTTRRLTHIPANLLSDMRNLSHLELRANIEEMPTHLFDDLENLESIEFGSNKLRQMPRGIFGKMPKLKQLNLWSNQLHNLTKHDFEGATSLLGIDIHDNGIEQLPHDVFAHLTNVTDINLSANLFRSLPQGLFEHNRHLNEVRLMNNRVPLATLPSQLFANQPELKILRLRADLQTLPGDLFEHSTQITNISLGDNQLSTLPATLLKYQVNLLSLDLSNNRLTHLPDSLFRHTTNLTDLRLEDNLLTDISGDIFSSLSNLVSLVMSRNRLRTIDTMAFINTRGLRHLHLDHNDIDLTIQYQLNSPFWYMVDLLTLNLRNNSIIFVYNDWKNTMLKLRELDLSYNNISSLRYEDLVFLSQNKLHVNMKHNKIRSIALPKYAHIDNSSIGNLVHVDLNDNPLVCDCTILWFIELVRGVHKPPYAEQFKLGTDRLVCNQPNALEGTPVQKVKPQTLLCPLDLSDDPKYRKCPRGCDCHVRTYDTALVINCHSGNLTHVPRLPNLPKNMLLMELHLENNTLLRLPLANTPGYKSVTSLHLAGNNLTNIDVDQLPTNLNHLDVSWNHLKNLNDTVLGFLNRTMKWRSVQLSGNPWMCDCNAKPLLLFTQDNFERIGDRNEMMCVDAEVPTRMVELSTNDICPAEKGVLIALALVIALTGLIVGLIAALYYKYKMEIKIWWYNNLGGCWPWPILEEDLDKDKKFDAFISYSHKDQSFIEDYLVPQLEQGPQKFKLCVHDRDWKVGGYIPENIMHSVADSRRTIIVLSPNFIKSEWSRLEFKAAHRSALDEGRARVIVIIYSDIGDVEKLDDELKAYLKMNTYLKWGDPWFWDRLRYAMPHRRGISNISNGALIKSALKGSTDDKLELIKPSPVTPPLTTPPAESTKNPLVAQLNGVTPHPAIMIANGKNGLTNLYTPNGKSHGNGHINGAFIINTNAKQSDV from the exons ATGAGTCGACTTAAGACGGCTACCGAGCTGGCATTGCTGCTGGTGATCCTACAACTCATCCAGTGGCCAGCAACTGAGGCATCCTTCGGTCGGGATGCGTGCACTGAGATTAGCATCGACGGCATCTGTCAGTGTGCACCCAGTATGTCGGAATATGAAATCATTTGCCCGGCAAACGCGGAGAATCCCACGTTTAGGCTGACCATCCAGCCCAATGACTACGTACAGATCATGTGCAATCTGACGGATACCACGGACTACCAGCAGCTGCCGAAGAAAATGAGGATTGGTGAGGTCGACAGGGTTCAGATGCGACGGTGTATGCTGCCCGGTCACACGCCGATTGCCAGCATCCTGGACTATCTGGGCATCGTCTCGCCCACGACGCTGATCTTTGAGAGCGACAACCTGGGCATGAACATAACACGGCAGCATTTGGACCGTTTGCATGGCCTGAAGCGATTCCGGTTCACCACCCGTCGTCTGACACACATTCCCGCCAACTTACTGTCAGATATGCGGAATCTGAGTCATCTGGAACTGAGGGCAAATATCGAGGAAATGCCAACGCATTTGTTTGACGATCTGGAGAATCTCGAGTCCATTGAGTTTGGTAGCAACAAGTTGCGACAAATGCCGCGTGGCATTTTCGGCAAGATGCCCAAGCTGAAGCAGCTGAATTTGTGGAGCAATCAACTGCACAACCTCACTAAACACGACTTCGAAGGTGCCACCTCGTTGCTGGGCATAGATATTCACGATAATGGCATCGAGCAGTTGCCGCACGATGTGTTCGCCCATCTCACGAATGTCACGGATATTAATCTGAGCGCCAATCTATTCCGTTCCCTGCCGCAGGGCCTATTCGAGCACAACAGACACCTGAACGAGGTGCGCCTGATGAACAATCGCGTTCCCCTTGCCACACTGCCATCGCAACTGTTTGCCAATCAGCCGGAACTGAAGATCCTACGACTGAGAGCGGATCTGCAAACGTTGCCGGGTGATCTCTTCGAGCATTCCACACAGATCACCAACATCTCGCTGGGGGACAACCAGCTGAGCACTCTGCCCGCCACTTTGCTAAAATATCAGGTGAACCTGCTGAGCCTGGACTTGAGCAACAACAGGTTGACACATCTGCCGGACTCACTCTTTCGTCATACCACCAATCTGACGGATCTGCGTCTGGAGGATAACCTGCTCACCGACATTAGCGG CGACATATTCAGCAGCTTGAGCAACCTAGTGAGCCTCGTTATGAGCAGGAATCGACTTCGCACCATCGATACCATGGCTTTTATCAACACCAGGGGACTGCGACATCTGCATTTGGATCACAACGATATCGATCTTACGATCCAGTACCAGCTCAACTCCCCGTTTTGGTACATGGTCGACCTTTTGACCCTTAATCTGCGCAACAACTCAATCATATTCGTCTACAACGACTGGAAGAACACGATGCTCAAATTGCGGGAGCTGGACTTGAGTTACAACAACATTAGCTCGCTGAGATACGAGGATCTGGTATTTCTATCGCAGAACAAATTGCATGTCAACATGAAGCACAATAAGATACGAAGTATCGCATTGCCCAAATATGCTCACATTGACAACAGCTCCATTGGTAATCTGGTGCATGTGGATCTTAACGATAATCCCCTGGTCTGCGACTGTACAATCCTTTGGTTTATCGAGCTGGTTAGGGGCGTCCATAAGCCGCCGTATGCCGAGCAGTTCAAGTTAGGCACAGACCGATTGGTTTGCAATCAGCCAAATGCCTTGGAGGGTACTCCAGTGCAAAAGGTGAAACCCCAGACGCTCCTCTGTCCGCTGGACTTATCCGATGATCCCAAGTATAGAAAATGTCCGCGCGGCTGCGACTGCCATGTGCGAACCTATGACACTGCACTCGTCATCAACTGCCATAGTGGCAATCTGACTCATGTTCCCCGCTTGCCCAATCTGCCTAAAAACATGCTATTAATGGAGCTGCATTTGGAGAACAACACACTGCTCCGACTGCCTTTGGCCAATACACCTGGCTATAAAAGTGTCACTAGTCTCCATCTGGCTGGCAACAATCTAACCAACATCGACGTGGATCAACTGCCTACCAATCTGAACCATTTGGATGTAAGTTGGAACCACCTGAAGAATCTGAACGACACCGTGCTGGGTTTCCTTAATCGTACCATGAAATGGCGCTCTGTACAGCTGTCCGGAAATCCATGGATGTGTGATTGTAACGCCAAGCCGTTACTCCTTTTCACCCAAGACAACTTCGAAAGGATTGGAGATCGCAATGAAATGATGTGCGTGGACGCCGAAGTGCCCACTCGAATGGTGGAATTGTCGACCAACGACATTTGTCCGGCGGAAAAGGGCGTGCTCATAGCCCTGGCTTTGGTAATTGCATTGACTGGTCTTATAGTCGGCCTCATTGCGGCCCTGTACTACAAATACAAGATGGAAATCAAGATTTGGTGGTACAATAATTTAGGTGGGTGTTGGCCTTGGCCTATCTTGGAGGAGGACCTGGACAAGGACAAGAAGTTCGATGCCTTCATCTCGTACTCGCACAAGGACCAGAGTTTCATTGAGGACTACTTGGTGCCGCAACTGGAGCAAGGACCTCAGAAGTTCAAGCTGTGTGTGCACGATCGCGACTGGAAGGTGGGCGGCTACATTCCCGAGAACATTATGCACTCCGTGGCGGACTCAAGACGGACTATTATTGTGCTCAGCCCGAACTTCATCAAATCGGAGTGGTCGCGCCTTGAATTCAAGGCGGCACATAGATCGGCACTGGACGAAGGACGCGCGCGCGTTATTGTGATCATCTACTCGGACATCGGAGACGTGGAGAAGCTGGATGATGAGCTGAAGGCTTACCTAAAGATGAACACCTACCTGAAGTGGGGCGACCCGTGGTTCTGGGATAGGCTGCGATATGCTATGCCACATCGCAGGGGCATCAGCAATATCAGTAATGGAGCGCTAATCAAGTCGGCGCTGAAAGGTTCCACGGACGACAAGCTGGAGTTGATCAAACCGTCGCCGGTGACGCCGCCGTTGACCACGCCGCCGGCAGAGTCTACCAAGAATCCGCTGGTAGCGCAGCTAAATGGCGTCACCCCGCATCCGGCCATAATGATTGCCAACGGCAAGAACGGTCTGACGAATCTGTACACACCCAATGGCAAGTCGCACGGTAATGGCCACATCAACGGCGCCTTCATCATCAACACGAATGCCAAACAGAGCGACGTATAG